Proteins co-encoded in one Papaver somniferum cultivar HN1 chromosome 5, ASM357369v1, whole genome shotgun sequence genomic window:
- the LOC113284335 gene encoding uncharacterized protein LOC113284335: MRDGVREQLRSKNTISASNSSDSKVMGLRNRTSGWAAFGQQERQGMKKTEFDSDPYPPVENTPTCLLPLKQVLLNGSAKSFSSVVRASVLSPNVEFEERVLAAGSSSKPGNEGVSDVEKLKELHKWADDSLIEDVLGAVNNDFSQASTVLQTMFSSDSSNQTGTAYPLDTSNQLQEKGEETNILVEECLCEKRLEPSSEEVSTKSILYAPVSLISGQVLAAPIEPEWQEDDIYLSLRKDAIRATRSAAQHSRAASNAFLRGDHYSAQELSRKAQAEWMAAESLNYKAAQEILRIRNHKNDVWKLDLHGLHASEAVHALKERLWRIETQFPLTVHPNKVVKPIDSSSCLSMAGQTEKEEGITSQRPGVLQVITGTGNHSRGGQAAIPMAVRSFLIENGYRIDGTRPGVIAVRPKFRDHRLN; encoded by the exons ATGAGAGATGGTGTGAGAGAACAGTTGAGATCCAAAAACACCATCTCTGCAAGTAATTCTTCAGATTCTAAGGTTATGGGGTTAAGAAATAGAACCTCAGGTTGGGCTGCCTTTGGGCAGCAAGAGAGACAAGGTATGAAAAAAACTGAATTTGATTCTGACCCTTATCCACCTGTTGAGAACACCCCCACATGTCTGCTCCCGTTGAAACAAGTACTATTGAATGGATCAGCGAAATCATTTTCGTCAGTTGTGCGAGCTTCTGTATTGTCGCCGAATGTCGAATTTGAAGAACGAGTACTAGCTGCTGGTTCTAGTAGTAAGCCTGGCAATGAAGGTGTTAGTGATGTAGAGAAATTGAAAGAGTTGCATAAGTGGGCTGATGATAGCTTGATTGAGGATGTTTTAGGAGCTGTAAATAATGATTTCTCACAGGCATCTACTGTATTGCAAACTATGTTTTCATCTGACAGCTCCAATCAGACTGGAACAGCATACCCTTTGGATACAAGTAATCAGTTGCAGGAAAAAGGGGAAGAAACAAATATTTTGGTTGAGGAATGCCTTTGCGAAAAGAGATTAGAACCTAGCTCTGAAGAAGTTTCTACTAAAAGTATTTTGTATGCACCTGTGAGTTTGATCTCTGGGCAGGTGCTAGCTGCTCCCATCGAACCCGAGTGGCAGGAAGATGATATTTATCTGAGCCTCCGGAAAGATGCTATTAGAGCTACAAG GTCAGCAGCCCAACATTCTCGAGCAGCCAGCAATGCTTTTTTAAGGGGTGATCATTACTCTGCCCAAGAACTCTCGCGGAAGGCACAAGCAGAGTGGATGGCTGCTGAAAGTCTGAATTATAAGGCAGCCCAAGAGATTTTAAGAATTAGAAATCACAAAAATGATGTCTGGAAGCTAGACCTGCATGGTTTACATGCATCTGAAGCTGTTCACGCTTTGAAGGAGCGTCTTTGGAGGATTGAGACTCAGTTCCCACTTACTGTACATCCCAATAAGGTTGTCAAACCAATTGATTCCAGTAGTTGCCTTAGCATGGCCGGACAGACAGAAAAGGAGGAGGGAATAACATCGCAGAGACCAGGGGTTTTGCAAGTTATAACAG GGACAGGAAACCATAGTCGAGGTGGACAAGCTGCTATCCCTATGGCTGTGAGAAGTTTCCTCATTGAGAATGG GTACCGTATTGATGGTACAAGGCCTGGAGTTATTGCAGTACGCCCAAAGTTCCGTGACCATCGACTGAATTAA